Below is a window of Natrialbaceae archaeon AArc-T1-2 DNA.
AGAGTGCTCTCATCAGTACCGGGACGTGGTGGAGAATCGGCATCGGCACTCACCACGCCGGCGGCCACGAGTCCGCCGAGGAGGAGTACGAGACCAATGGTGGGGATCAGCTTCCGCATCTCGTCTGTGAGGGGGAGACCAGTCGTGACGTATCTACCATGGGACCAGGTCGACACACTCGGCGAGCGGCAACCCCATCGTCGAACCTGCAACGGTATAGAGCGGGCCCAGTACGAGCAGGATCACGGCGGATTTCAATGCCGTCCGCTTGTGCTGTTTCAGCCCCTTCTTCTGTTCGGGATTGACCGTGAACATTTCAGCAAGCGAGTCGGCCTGCCAGACGACGACGAGTCCGATAATGCCGAGAGCCGTCGTGATTTGGAAAAACCCCGAGATCATACCCGGGAGCTGCTCGGCTTCACAGACGACATCATCTTGAGCGGCGACCGGTTTCATCGCCACGAGTCCGAGTAAGGCCAGCACCACCACCGTCTGCCGAAGGAGTCGCCAGTATGTGTCTGATGACGGACGTGGCGTGTCTGATAGGTCTGTTTCCGGTTTCAGCCACATCGTGATCATGGCTGTTCAGCGAGAGCTGGCCGCACCGATGTGGTGTCACATTCGATGAGTGCTTCGAGATCGTCGAGCCTGTTCGTCTGTGCAGCGATATCCTCGAGACAGTACCCCTGCTCTTCAGCTCGGTTTAACAGTTCTCGAAGTATATGTGGATCAACATTACGAACTCGCATCTCTTCTCGTAGCGCCTGGCGGAACAGTGCCGACGTGTTGATGTGATCGTTCCACTTCAGGACCAGCTCGTCAATTTCTTGGTCCCGTCACAAACTCGTCTAGAGTTCGCCTCTGGTAGCGTCAACTGACACCTCCAATGTCATGGCTGTTTTGGCTGAACGCTCGAGCAGTTCGTCGGCGAACGCCGCGAACTGCTCGGAATCGGCATATCTCACGAGATTGAGCCAGAGGAGCGATTCTAAGCCGGACTCTGTCCATCTCATCCACTGGTTTTTACACCGCTTCGAGATTTCGCCCATGGCTCGTTCAACCACGTTCGATGTCCACAGAACCTCTTGTCCCTCGAGTGCGAGTTCGGCGAATGTGACGGTTGCTTGTGCCCATTTTCGGAGGTACGCCGCTGCTTTTGGAGAGTCCTGTTGCTCTAAGCGCCACGCCTCCTTCGTGAGGTTCTCGAGCGTTTGGTCGATCCGCTCGCGGATCGCCAAACGCTCATTCCTCGGTGCATGGAGCGCAACCGAGTTTTTCAGATGGAACAAGTCGTTTGTGACGTCTGAGGCGATCGCTTTCCGCGTTTTGAGCGAAAAGGTACCGTCCTTCCACAGCTTGTATCCAAGCGTTCGACCGACATGAACGAGATCGAGCTGATGAGATCGATAGCTGGTCTCGAAGGCGTCGACGAGGGATTCCTCGGCGTCACTGACGACCGTCGCGTCGTCAGTGATCGCCTCGTTCTCTTCGAGATCTTCTGCTGTATCGTCCCACGGTTCGTTGACATTGACGTCTAAGAGCGTGGTTTCCGCGTTGTCTTCGGTGATCTGTCCGAGAGTGACGTTGACGTCGTGGTACGTGCAGTGATCGTCCTGGCTATGACACTTCGTTCCGTCAGGAACGACAGTGTCTGCATTCGTCCCAGGAAGCCGATCACGAACGAAGTCACCGAGTTTGCTGCCGTACTCACGGACTCGGCGGTTGATCGTGGTTCTCGAAGGCATCGGAGTGAAGCCGTCGCCGTGGGCAACGGCATCACGAAAGCTGAGCGACGTAGCGAGTTCGGTACTCTGGAGCGAAATATCCTCTTGATAGATGCGCTGCCCGTCGAATTTGATGAGATCTTCGAGA
It encodes the following:
- a CDS encoding ISH6 family transposase, whose product is MHATIDAQVTVSIDLDKTLPLATLAESLTELHLEATILEELVKSLDERLVEAYCGEKHARGNGDRRFQRAGTTTRTAVTTAGEHEFSLHHVKDTAATGDDPTYFRPLEDLIKFDGQRIYQEDISLQSTELATSLSFRDAVAHGDGFTPMPSRTTINRRVREYGSKLGDFVRDRLPGTNADTVVPDGTKCHSQDDHCTYHDVNVTLGQITEDNAETTLLDVNVNEPWDDTAEDLEENEAITDDATVVSDAEESLVDAFETSYRSHQLDLVHVGRTLGYKLWKDGTFSLKTRKAIASDVTNDLFHLKNSVALHAPRNERLAIRERIDQTLENLTKEAWRLEQQDSPKAAAYLRKWAQATVTFAELALEGQEVLWTSNVVERAMGEISKRCKNQWMRWTESGLESLLWLNLVRYADSEQFAAFADELLERSAKTAMTLEVSVDATRGEL